In Schistocerca cancellata isolate TAMUIC-IGC-003103 chromosome 7, iqSchCanc2.1, whole genome shotgun sequence, a genomic segment contains:
- the LOC126092468 gene encoding translation initiation factor IF-2-like → MGKRTHLTHAALILGLAVLVPQCVCKPQGWSLPKLPQLQTPVIAPGQLPFDCAELTADPRIPKFLIQELCSQPPAETAADAAAEANDQAETVETKVQEEAAESKDQAEAAETKDQEEAAETKDQEEAAETKNQEEAAGTKNQEEAVETNDQDGAVEAKDQEVAENAAKEVEAAEEPAARRSSSDGAKQPVEVIVPFFRVVIQKLISPDAKVPTREFWAKAYQEAGSPKLARHPTFFEIAAGVQQAVESFRSEDSWPKVVRLIKDLTSDKQWKRLEAVLAAAHGRDPANLWKALGAAKALKVALKSSIKEPQCRVEGPNPDPEDCREFFVCFRLQGRWKSKDAKCPKYTEFSPSQLRCVWAPFSDCVEQSDSDSGSDEDSDSGESSREVIERILKHGPGAFHVQ, encoded by the coding sequence GGGTTGGCAGTGCTGGTTCCACAGTGTGTCTGCAAACCACAAGGCTGGAGCCTGCCGAAACTACCGCAGCTGCAGACACCTGTCATCGCTCCAGGGCAGCTACCGTTCGACTGTGCGGAGCTGACTGCCGACCCCCGCATACCGAAGTTTCTCATCCAGGAACTCTGCAGCCAACCACCGGCCGAAACCGCGGCAGACGCTGCTGCTGAGGCCAACGATCAGGCTGAAACTGTCGAGACCAAAGTCCAGGAAGAAGCTGCTGAAAGCAAAGATCAGGCAGAAGCTGCTGAGACCAAAGATCAGGAAGAAGCCGCTGAGACCAAAGATCAGGAAGAAGCCGCTGAGACCAAAAATCAGGAAGAAGCCGCTGGGACCAAAAATCAGGAAGAAGCTGTTGAGACCAACGATCAGGATGGAGCTGTTGAGGCCAAAGATCAGGAAGTAGCAGAGAATGCTGCCAAGGAAGTAGAGGCCGCAGAGGAGCCAGCGGCGAGGCGCTCGAGCAGCGATGGTGCCAAGCAACCGGTCGAGGTGATCGTGCCTTTCTTCCGCGTGGTCATCCAGAAACTCATCAGCCCAGACGCCAAGGTGCCGACCAGGGAATTCTGGGCAAAGGCCTACCAGGAGGCAGGCTCTCCCAAGCTGGCCCGACACCCGACCTTCTTTGAGATAGCGGCAGGCGTCCAGCAAGCTGTGGAGTCCTTCCGTAGCGAAGACTCTTGGCCTAAAGTGGTGCGCCTGATCAAAGATTTGACTTCAGACAAGCAGTGGAAGCGGCTGGAAGCGGTGCTGGCCGCAGCTCACGGGCGAGACCCTGCGAACCTCTGGAAAGCTCTGGGCGCTGCCAAGGCCTTGAAGGTGGCGCTCAAGTCTTCAATAAAGGAGCCACAGTGCAGAGTGGAGGGCCCCAACCCTGACCCGGAAGACTGTCGCGAGTTCTTCGTTTGCTTCCGCCTGCAGGGTCGCTGGAAGTCCAAAGACGCCAAGTGCCCCAAGTACACAGAGTTCAGCCCCAGCCAGCTCAGGTGCGTCTGGGCGCCCTTCTCTGACTGCGTCGAGCAATCTGACTCTGACTCTGGCTCTGACGAGGATTCTGACTCTGGAGAATCCAGCAGAGAGGTTATCGAGAGAATTCTCAAGCACGGACCTGGTGCATTCCATGTCCAGTAA